Proteins encoded by one window of Enterobacter hormaechei subsp. xiangfangensis:
- the rsmS gene encoding pleiotropic regulatory protein RsmS encodes MSLENAPDEVKLAVDLIMLLENHAIPAETVLKALEIVRRDFEGKLPPYPALSPEGRGK; translated from the coding sequence ATGTCACTGGAAAATGCCCCCGATGAGGTCAAACTGGCCGTCGATTTAATTATGCTGCTGGAGAATCATGCGATCCCGGCTGAGACGGTGCTGAAAGCGCTGGAGATTGTGCGGCGGGATTTTGAGGGGAAACTTCCCCCTTACCCTGCCCTCTCCCCAGAGGGGAGAGGGAAATAA
- the mscK gene encoding mechanosensitive channel MscK: MLHINRSQHLVLALFLILLFYFAAAPLSWARADNGSDIPTRADVQAQLDTLNKQKDLSALEKLVQQDLTETLETLDKIERIKAETAQLRQKVAQAPENMRKATEALNALSDVDNDDETRKTLATLSLRQLESRVAQLLDDLQTAQSDLSTYNSQLVSLQTQPERVQNAMYSASQQLQQIRNRLNGVTVGEGALRPTQQTLLNIQQTLLNAEIEQQRKSLEGNTVLQDALQKQRDYVTANINRLEHQLQLLQEAVNSKRLTLTEKTAQEAVSPDETARIQANPLVKQELEINHQLSERLIQATENGSALVQQNIKVKNWLDRALQAERNVKEQIAVLKGSLLLSRILYQQQQTLPSADELEDMTNRIADLRLEQFDVNQQRDALFQSDTFVAKVEEGHSGEVNAEVHDALLQVVDMRRELLDQLNKQLGNQLMMAINLQINQQQLVSVSKSLQEILTQQIFWVNSNKPMDWDWFKSFPETLKSQIKSMKITVNWEKAWPAVMIAFLAGLPLLLIAGVIRWRLKWLKQYQAKLASEVGQLRNDSQLHTPKAILIDLIRALPVCLLILAVGLILLTMQLNISDLLWAFSKKLALFWLVFGLCWKVLEKDGVAVRHFNMPEKLTSHWRRQIVRISLALLPLHFWSVVAELSPLHLMDDVLGQLVIMLNLLLIAVLMWPMCRDSWRDKESHNLRLVTVTVLAIIPLALMVLTATGYFYTTLRLSGRWIETVYLVIVWNLLFQTVLRGLSVAARRIAYRRAVARRQHQVKEGAEGAEPQEEPTIALEQVNQQTMRITMLVMIALFAVMFWAIWSDLITVFAYLDSITLWQYNGTEAGAAVMKSVTMGSLLFALVSSVVAWALIRNLPGLLEVLVLSRLNLRQGASYAITTILNYVIIIVGAMTVFGSLGVSWDKLQWLAAALSVGLGFGLQEIFGNFVSGLIILFERPVRIGDTVTIGTFSGTVSKIRIRATTITDFDRKEVIIPNKAFVTERLINWSLSDTTTRVVIRLGVAYGSDLDKVKEVLLEAAKSHPKVMHDPAPDVFFTTFGPSTLDHELRLYVRELRDRSYTVDELNRTIDRLCRENNINIAFNQLEVHLRNEKGDEHTEVKREIKGDDPTPA; the protein is encoded by the coding sequence ATGCTGCACATCAATCGCTCGCAACATCTTGTTCTGGCCCTGTTTTTGATCCTGCTGTTTTACTTTGCAGCCGCGCCGCTTTCCTGGGCCCGTGCAGACAACGGCAGTGACATTCCCACGCGTGCTGATGTTCAGGCGCAACTCGACACCCTGAATAAGCAGAAAGATCTGTCCGCCCTGGAAAAACTTGTTCAGCAGGACCTGACGGAAACCCTGGAAACGCTGGACAAGATAGAGCGCATCAAAGCCGAAACGGCCCAGCTGAGGCAGAAGGTCGCTCAGGCGCCGGAAAACATGCGTAAGGCTACGGAGGCGCTGAATGCGCTCAGCGACGTCGACAACGACGATGAAACCCGAAAAACGCTTGCCACGCTGTCGTTGCGCCAGCTTGAGTCGCGCGTGGCGCAGCTGCTGGACGATCTGCAAACGGCGCAGTCCGATCTCTCAACCTATAACAGCCAGCTGGTTTCGCTGCAAACCCAGCCTGAGCGCGTGCAGAACGCCATGTACTCCGCATCGCAACAGCTACAGCAGATACGTAACCGTCTGAATGGCGTCACCGTTGGGGAAGGGGCGCTTCGCCCCACCCAGCAAACGCTGCTGAATATCCAGCAGACGCTGCTAAACGCGGAGATTGAACAGCAGCGTAAGAGCCTGGAAGGCAACACGGTGCTACAGGATGCGCTGCAAAAACAGCGTGACTACGTGACCGCGAATATCAACCGGCTTGAGCATCAACTTCAGCTGTTGCAGGAAGCGGTAAACAGCAAGCGCCTGACCCTGACTGAAAAAACGGCCCAGGAAGCGGTCTCGCCAGACGAGACGGCGCGTATTCAGGCCAACCCGCTGGTGAAGCAGGAGCTGGAGATTAACCACCAGCTGAGCGAACGTCTGATCCAGGCGACTGAAAACGGCAGCGCGCTGGTACAGCAGAATATCAAGGTCAAAAACTGGCTGGATCGCGCGTTGCAGGCCGAGCGTAACGTCAAGGAGCAGATTGCCGTCCTGAAGGGCAGCCTGCTGCTGTCGCGCATTCTCTACCAGCAACAGCAGACGCTGCCGTCCGCCGACGAGCTGGAAGACATGACCAATCGCATTGCGGATTTGCGTCTTGAACAGTTTGACGTCAACCAGCAGCGCGATGCGCTATTCCAGAGCGATACCTTCGTTGCCAAAGTGGAAGAGGGCCATTCAGGTGAAGTGAACGCTGAAGTTCACGACGCGCTGTTGCAGGTGGTGGACATGCGCCGCGAACTGCTCGATCAGCTCAACAAGCAGCTGGGCAACCAGTTGATGATGGCGATTAACCTGCAAATCAACCAGCAGCAGCTGGTGAGCGTTTCTAAAAGCCTCCAGGAGATCCTGACCCAGCAGATTTTCTGGGTGAACAGCAATAAACCCATGGACTGGGACTGGTTTAAATCTTTCCCGGAAACGCTGAAATCCCAGATAAAAAGCATGAAAATTACCGTGAACTGGGAGAAAGCCTGGCCTGCGGTAATGATTGCCTTCCTGGCGGGACTGCCTTTGTTGCTCATCGCTGGCGTAATACGCTGGCGTTTGAAATGGCTGAAACAGTACCAGGCGAAGCTGGCCTCGGAAGTGGGGCAACTGCGTAACGACAGCCAGCTGCACACCCCGAAAGCGATCCTGATCGATCTGATCCGTGCTCTGCCGGTCTGCCTGTTGATACTCGCCGTGGGCCTGATCCTGCTGACCATGCAGTTGAATATCAGCGATCTGCTGTGGGCGTTCAGCAAGAAGCTGGCGCTGTTCTGGCTGGTGTTTGGCCTGTGCTGGAAAGTGCTGGAAAAAGATGGCGTCGCCGTCCGCCACTTCAACATGCCGGAAAAACTCACCAGCCACTGGCGTCGCCAGATTGTACGCATCAGCCTCGCGCTGCTGCCGCTGCACTTCTGGTCAGTTGTGGCCGAGCTTTCGCCGCTGCATCTGATGGATGACGTACTGGGGCAACTGGTGATTATGCTGAACCTGCTGCTGATTGCCGTCCTTATGTGGCCGATGTGCCGCGACAGCTGGCGGGATAAAGAGTCCCATAATCTTCGTCTGGTTACCGTAACGGTGCTGGCGATCATTCCGCTGGCGCTGATGGTGCTGACGGCGACGGGTTACTTCTATACCACGCTGCGTCTGTCAGGCCGCTGGATCGAAACGGTTTATCTGGTGATTGTGTGGAACCTGCTGTTCCAGACCGTGCTGCGTGGTTTGAGCGTAGCGGCGCGCCGCATTGCGTATCGTCGTGCTGTTGCCCGTCGGCAGCATCAGGTGAAAGAGGGGGCTGAAGGGGCAGAGCCGCAGGAAGAGCCGACTATCGCCCTGGAGCAGGTCAACCAGCAAACGATGCGTATTACCATGCTGGTGATGATCGCCCTGTTTGCGGTGATGTTCTGGGCCATCTGGTCTGATTTAATTACCGTTTTCGCCTACCTCGACAGTATCACGCTCTGGCAATACAACGGTACCGAAGCGGGCGCTGCGGTAATGAAAAGCGTCACCATGGGCAGCCTGCTCTTTGCGCTGGTGTCGTCAGTGGTTGCCTGGGCGTTGATCCGCAACCTGCCGGGTCTGCTGGAAGTGCTGGTGCTCTCGAGGCTGAACCTGCGTCAGGGGGCGTCGTACGCCATTACTACCATCCTGAACTACGTCATTATTATTGTCGGGGCGATGACGGTATTCGGCTCGCTGGGCGTCTCGTGGGATAAACTTCAGTGGCTGGCGGCAGCGTTGTCGGTGGGTCTGGGCTTCGGCTTGCAGGAGATCTTCGGTAACTTTGTCTCTGGCCTGATTATCCTGTTCGAACGTCCGGTGCGTATCGGCGATACCGTCACCATCGGCACCTTCTCCGGGACCGTCAGCAAGATCCGCATCCGTGCGACCACCATTACCGACTTCGATCGTAAAGAGGTGATCATCCCGAACAAAGCCTTTGTGACCGAGCGCCTGATCAACTGGTCGCTCTCGGATACCACCACCCGCGTGGTGATCCGACTCGGGGTGGCCTACGGTTCAGATCTGGATAAAGTGAAAGAGGTCCTGCTGGAAGCCGCGAAATCACATCCTAAAGTGATGCACGATCCTGCGCCTGACGTGTTCTTCACCACCTTCGGGCCAAGCACGCTGGATCATGAGCTGCGCCTGTACGTACGCGAACTGCGCGATCGCAGCTACACCGTCGATGAGCTGAACCGCACCATTGACCGTCTGTGTCGTGAAAACAATATAAATATCGCCTTCAACCAGCTTGAAGTGCACCTGCGTAACGAGAAAGGTGACGAGCATACGGAAGTGAAGCGCGAAATTAAGGGGGACGACCCTACTCCCGCCTGA
- a CDS encoding DUF454 family protein: MQRTILIIIGWLAVVLGTLGVVLPLLPTTPFILLAAWCFARSSPRFHHWLLYRSWFGGYLRHWQKHRAMPPGAKPRAIAFILITFAVSLWLVKMMWVRILLLAILACLLIFMWRIPVVDEKQQKH, translated from the coding sequence ATGCAGCGTACTATTTTAATCATCATTGGCTGGCTCGCGGTAGTGCTGGGTACGCTGGGTGTGGTTTTGCCCTTGCTGCCGACCACCCCGTTTATCCTGTTGGCCGCCTGGTGCTTCGCCCGCTCGTCGCCGCGTTTTCACCACTGGCTTCTGTACCGCTCGTGGTTCGGCGGCTACCTGCGGCACTGGCAAAAACACCGGGCTATGCCGCCCGGGGCCAAGCCGCGCGCCATTGCCTTCATCCTGATCACCTTCGCCGTCTCGTTATGGCTGGTGAAAATGATGTGGGTGCGCATTCTGCTGCTGGCGATCCTGGCCTGCCTGCTGATCTTTATGTGGCGGATCCCCGTGGTTGATGAAAAGCAACAAAAGCACTGA
- the apt gene encoding adenine phosphoribosyltransferase: MTATAQQLEYLKNSIKSIQDYPKPGILFRDVTSLLEDPKAYALSIELLVERYKNAGITKVVGTEARGFLFGAPVALAMGVGFVPVRKPRKLPRETIAESYELEYGTDQLEIHVDAIKPGDKVLVVDDLLATGGTIEATVKLIRRLGGEVTDAAFIINLFDLGGEQRLEKQGITSYSLVPFPGH; encoded by the coding sequence ATGACCGCAACTGCACAGCAGCTTGAATATCTGAAAAATAGCATCAAAAGTATCCAGGACTATCCAAAACCTGGCATTCTTTTCCGCGATGTCACCAGCTTGCTGGAAGACCCGAAAGCGTACGCCCTCAGCATTGAACTGCTGGTTGAGCGTTATAAAAACGCCGGGATCACCAAAGTAGTAGGTACTGAAGCCCGTGGCTTCCTGTTTGGCGCACCGGTTGCGCTGGCGATGGGCGTGGGTTTTGTGCCGGTGCGTAAGCCGCGCAAACTGCCGCGTGAAACCATCGCGGAGAGCTATGAGCTGGAATACGGCACCGATCAGCTGGAAATTCACGTTGATGCTATCAAGCCAGGCGACAAAGTGCTGGTGGTGGACGATCTGCTGGCAACCGGCGGCACCATCGAAGCGACCGTGAAGCTGATCCGTCGTCTGGGCGGGGAAGTGACCGACGCGGCATTCATCATCAACCTGTTCGATCTCGGCGGCGAGCAGCGTCTGGAAAAACAGGGTATTACCAGCTACAGCCTGGTGCCATTCCCGGGACATTAA
- a CDS encoding YbaB/EbfC family nucleoid-associated protein, protein MFGGKGGLGGLMKQAQQMQEKMQKMQEEIAQLEVTGESGAGLVKVTINGAHNCRRVEIDPSLLEDDKEMLEDLVAAAFNDAARRIDETQKEKMASVSSGMQLPPGFKMPF, encoded by the coding sequence ATGTTTGGTGGAAAAGGCGGTCTGGGTGGCCTGATGAAGCAGGCTCAGCAGATGCAGGAAAAAATGCAGAAGATGCAGGAAGAGATCGCTCAACTGGAAGTCACGGGTGAATCCGGTGCCGGTCTGGTCAAGGTGACCATCAACGGTGCGCATAACTGCCGTCGCGTGGAAATCGACCCGAGCCTGCTCGAAGACGACAAAGAGATGCTGGAAGATCTGGTTGCAGCCGCGTTTAACGATGCCGCTCGCCGTATCGACGAAACCCAGAAAGAGAAAATGGCCTCTGTTTCCAGCGGTATGCAACTGCCGCCGGGCTTTAAGATGCCATTCTGA
- the priC gene encoding primosomal replication protein N'': MKTALLLERLQNQLIALRAQATPLMGHATLKPRFDRQLFRTRSTVIQDYLAEAQTNLDELRHAVESEQQEQVAWLAEHLTEQITALHREIAAWPLRAWDSASPGLGKWQRKRLENQEFERRLFEMKREREARLNTSETLEEQQLLMREISALEGRIVRCRQALDEIERVIERLTR; encoded by the coding sequence TTGAAAACAGCACTGCTTCTTGAGAGGCTGCAAAATCAGCTGATCGCGCTGCGGGCGCAGGCCACACCGCTAATGGGCCACGCCACGCTGAAACCGCGCTTTGACCGGCAGCTCTTCCGCACCCGCAGCACCGTCATTCAGGATTATCTTGCTGAAGCGCAGACCAACCTCGACGAGCTTCGCCACGCGGTTGAGAGTGAACAGCAGGAACAGGTCGCGTGGCTTGCGGAGCATCTTACCGAGCAGATCACCGCCCTGCACCGGGAAATCGCCGCCTGGCCGCTACGGGCGTGGGACAGCGCCTCGCCGGGACTGGGAAAATGGCAGCGCAAGAGGCTGGAGAACCAGGAGTTTGAGCGCCGTCTGTTTGAGATGAAGCGTGAGCGCGAAGCCCGCCTGAACACCAGCGAAACGCTGGAAGAGCAGCAGTTATTAATGCGTGAAATCAGCGCGCTGGAAGGCCGCATCGTCCGCTGCCGTCAGGCGCTGGATGAGATTGAACGCGTCATTGAACGCCTGACCCGTTAA
- the dnaX gene encoding DNA polymerase III subunit gamma/tau: MSYQVLARKWRPQTFADVVGQEHVLTALANGLSLGRIHHAYLFSGTRGVGKTSIARLLAKGLNCETGITATPCGVCDNCREIEQGRFVDLIEIDAASRTKVEDTRDLLDNVQYAPARGRFKVYLIDEVHMLSRHSFNALLKTLEEPPAHVKFLLATTDPQKLPVTILSRCLQFHLKALDVEQIRAQLEHILDEENIVHEPRALQLLARAADGSLRDALSLTDQAIASGDGKLSTDAVSTMLGTLDDDQALSLIEAMIAANGERVMTLVNDAAARGIEWEALLVEMLSLLHRVAMLQLSPSAIGADMATIEQRMRELARTVPPADVQLYYQTLLIGRKELPFAPDRRMGVEMTLLRALAFHPRKPLPEPETPRQSFAPVAPTAVMSPQQVPPQPASPPPQNVPLSDATSSVLAARSQLQRAQGATKPKKSEPAAPARARPVNNAALERLASVTERVQSRPAPSALEQKAPAKEEAYRWKATTVVETVKEVVATPKALKKALEHEKTPELSAKLAEESIERDAWAAEVSKLQLPKLVEQVALNAWKEQDGNQVRLHLRPGQRHLNSPGAQKALAEALTALQGVPVELTIIEDDNPAVKTPLEWRQAIYEEKLAQAREAIIADNNIQTLRRFFDADLDEESIRPI; this comes from the coding sequence ATGAGTTATCAGGTGTTAGCCCGTAAATGGCGACCACAAACCTTTGCTGACGTTGTCGGTCAGGAACATGTGCTGACGGCCCTGGCGAACGGCTTGTCGCTAGGTCGCATCCATCACGCCTATCTTTTTTCCGGCACCCGCGGCGTCGGTAAAACCTCTATTGCCCGTCTGCTGGCAAAAGGTCTGAACTGCGAAACCGGGATCACCGCCACCCCGTGCGGCGTGTGCGACAACTGTCGTGAGATCGAGCAGGGGCGTTTTGTCGATCTGATTGAGATCGACGCCGCCTCGCGCACCAAAGTGGAAGACACCCGCGATCTGCTCGACAACGTGCAGTACGCCCCGGCGCGCGGCCGCTTCAAGGTCTATCTGATCGATGAAGTGCACATGCTGTCGCGCCACAGCTTCAACGCCCTGCTGAAAACGCTGGAAGAGCCGCCTGCGCATGTCAAATTCCTGCTGGCGACCACCGATCCGCAAAAGCTGCCGGTTACGATCCTCTCACGCTGCCTGCAATTCCATCTGAAGGCGCTCGACGTTGAGCAGATCCGCGCTCAGCTTGAGCATATCCTTGATGAAGAGAACATTGTCCATGAACCGCGTGCGCTGCAACTGCTGGCCCGTGCCGCGGACGGCAGCCTGCGCGATGCGCTGAGCCTGACCGACCAGGCGATTGCCAGCGGTGACGGTAAACTCTCCACCGACGCGGTCAGCACCATGCTCGGCACGCTGGATGACGATCAGGCGCTGTCGCTTATTGAAGCGATGATTGCCGCCAACGGTGAGCGGGTAATGACCCTCGTCAACGACGCCGCTGCCCGTGGCATTGAGTGGGAAGCGCTGCTGGTCGAGATGCTCAGCCTGCTACACCGCGTGGCGATGCTGCAACTGTCTCCGTCGGCCATTGGCGCGGACATGGCGACCATTGAGCAGCGGATGCGTGAACTTGCGCGCACCGTGCCGCCGGCTGACGTTCAGCTTTATTATCAGACGCTGCTGATCGGCCGCAAAGAGCTGCCGTTTGCACCGGATCGCCGGATGGGCGTTGAAATGACGCTGCTGCGCGCACTGGCCTTCCATCCGCGCAAGCCACTGCCGGAGCCGGAAACGCCCCGGCAGTCCTTTGCGCCGGTTGCGCCGACCGCGGTAATGTCACCGCAGCAGGTGCCACCGCAACCGGCATCGCCGCCGCCGCAAAACGTGCCGCTGTCGGATGCCACCAGTTCGGTGCTTGCCGCACGAAGCCAGTTGCAACGTGCGCAGGGAGCAACCAAACCAAAAAAGAGTGAACCGGCAGCGCCTGCAAGAGCGCGGCCGGTGAACAACGCCGCGCTTGAACGACTGGCCTCGGTAACGGAGCGCGTGCAGTCGCGTCCGGCACCGTCCGCGCTCGAGCAAAAAGCCCCGGCGAAAGAAGAGGCATACCGCTGGAAGGCGACTACCGTTGTTGAAACGGTCAAGGAAGTGGTCGCCACGCCAAAAGCGCTGAAAAAGGCGCTGGAGCATGAAAAAACGCCGGAGCTGTCCGCGAAGCTCGCGGAAGAGTCCATCGAGCGCGACGCCTGGGCCGCTGAGGTCAGCAAACTTCAGCTGCCGAAGCTGGTGGAGCAGGTCGCGCTGAACGCCTGGAAAGAGCAGGACGGTAATCAGGTGCGTCTGCACCTGCGCCCTGGCCAGCGGCACCTCAACTCCCCAGGCGCGCAAAAGGCGCTGGCCGAGGCGCTTACCGCATTACAGGGTGTGCCGGTTGAATTGACTATCATTGAAGATGATAATCCGGCGGTGAAAACGCCGCTCGAGTGGCGTCAGGCCATTTATGAAGAGAAGCTCGCGCAGGCGCGCGAGGCGATAATTGCGGATAACAACATCCAGACCCTGCGCCGGTTCTTCGACGCCGATCTGGATGAAGAGAGTATTCGCCCCATTTGA